A part of Paenibacillus donghaensis genomic DNA contains:
- a CDS encoding ImmA/IrrE family metallo-endopeptidase: MDKLINKLIHKYKTNCPFELSKALGIHIRFINLGTGTKGLYYRKLRRRFIVIHNELPLEWQRFVCAHELGHDRLHKGVNRFFLEEKSYFSPGKLERQANVFALKLLSAGTSPDPDESWHSYYLRIGLPHEVHFLQDD; encoded by the coding sequence ATGGATAAACTGATCAATAAACTGATTCATAAATACAAAACCAACTGTCCTTTTGAGCTATCTAAGGCACTGGGTATCCATATCCGTTTTATCAACCTGGGTACGGGGACTAAGGGGTTATACTACCGTAAATTAAGAAGAAGATTTATTGTCATCCATAATGAGTTGCCTCTGGAATGGCAGCGTTTTGTTTGCGCGCATGAACTGGGACATGACCGGCTGCATAAGGGGGTCAACCGTTTTTTTCTCGAAGAGAAGTCCTATTTCTCACCCGGCAAGCTGGAACGGCAGGCCAATGTATTTGCGTTGAAGCTGCTGTCCGCAGGAACCTCACCAGATCCGGATGAATCGTGGCATAGTTATTATTTAAGAATCGGGCTTCCGCACGAGGTCCATTTTTTGCAGGATGATTAA
- a CDS encoding phage tail terminator family protein, with amino-acid sequence MSVEQLRGQIIRALEQYYPEVPVYDGGEEPGEAYFYPGLISATYDRQREGRYMAIYRFGIRYKKASLLEGEHCADGLSEALAMMQGEAGAYRIVRQAWEAGAAEEGPLFTADFMLYLQSERTEAQKIARMSGGERLK; translated from the coding sequence ATGTCAGTAGAACAGCTGAGAGGCCAGATTATTAGAGCGCTTGAACAGTATTATCCTGAAGTGCCGGTGTATGACGGGGGCGAGGAACCGGGGGAAGCTTATTTCTATCCCGGATTAATCTCGGCAACCTATGACAGACAGCGTGAGGGAAGATATATGGCGATCTATCGGTTTGGCATCCGGTACAAGAAAGCAAGCCTGCTGGAAGGCGAACATTGCGCTGACGGGCTGAGTGAAGCACTGGCAATGATGCAAGGCGAAGCGGGGGCTTACCGAATTGTCAGACAAGCCTGGGAAGCAGGAGCAGCAGAGGAGGGGCCACTGTTTACAGCGGATTTCATGCTCTATCTGCAGAGTGAACGGACTGAGGCACAGAAGATTGCCCGGATGTCGGGAGGGGAGCGGTTGAAATGA
- the pdaB gene encoding polysaccharide deacetylase family sporulation protein PdaB has product MNSFYVFSGKKIKRFIYICAAALLAAGIVYVERGNITVFSESAPSAIYSVPTEKKLIALTFDISWGEKRPEPILKVLEDKKVDKATFFLSSPWSKTHPEIVTSIKQSGFEIGSHGHKHVNYSALSSEEIRTQISTAHNVLTELTGTAPNLIRMPNGDFDKRVLQVASDLGYKVIQWDTDSLDWKNIGVDNIVKRVTTKAHPGDIVLMHASDSCKQTHEALPLIIDELRRQGYEFVTVSELISQSSTEGKEVRDSAWLDDSLEDAAGM; this is encoded by the coding sequence ATGAATTCTTTTTATGTATTCAGCGGCAAAAAGATAAAACGGTTCATCTACATCTGTGCCGCTGCGCTGCTGGCTGCCGGGATCGTCTATGTTGAGAGGGGCAATATTACCGTATTCTCGGAATCTGCTCCGTCCGCTATTTACAGTGTACCGACAGAAAAGAAGCTGATCGCCCTGACTTTTGATATCAGCTGGGGGGAGAAACGGCCTGAGCCGATATTGAAGGTGCTGGAGGACAAAAAAGTGGATAAAGCTACCTTCTTCCTGTCTTCTCCATGGAGCAAGACTCACCCCGAAATCGTAACCAGCATTAAACAGTCAGGCTTCGAGATCGGCAGCCATGGCCATAAGCATGTTAACTACAGCGCGCTGAGCAGTGAAGAAATACGCACCCAGATCTCGACTGCACACAACGTATTAACTGAATTAACCGGAACTGCACCCAATTTGATTCGGATGCCCAACGGTGATTTTGACAAAAGAGTACTTCAGGTGGCCAGTGACCTCGGCTATAAAGTGATTCAGTGGGATACTGATTCACTCGACTGGAAGAACATCGGAGTCGACAATATCGTCAAACGTGTAACCACCAAGGCTCATCCCGGAGATATCGTGCTTATGCATGCCAGCGACTCCTGCAAGCAGACCCATGAAGCCCTCCCGCTCATTATTGATGAGCTGCGAAGACAAGGATATGAATTCGTCACCGTCTCTGAGCTGATCAGCCAGAGCAGCACCGAAGGCAAGGAAGTCCGCGATTCTGCCTGGCTGGATGATAGCCTGGAGGATGCCGCAGGTATGTAA
- a CDS encoding phage tail tube protein, translated as MAFLKASDTISGQEGRAYAVIGTQTEEMFYVKTLEATVEKTKAEVKTLGRRGVQHKATGWSGSGTMTIFYMTSRFREMMLSYMNTGIDQYFDIEVTNDDPSSSVGAQRIMLKGVNLDSVIMASLDTESDALEEEVSFTFEDVQLVKPFGTPAGAGL; from the coding sequence ATGGCATTTTTGAAAGCAAGTGATACGATCTCCGGCCAGGAGGGCCGTGCCTATGCGGTAATTGGTACCCAGACGGAGGAAATGTTCTATGTGAAGACGCTGGAAGCAACAGTAGAGAAAACGAAAGCTGAAGTGAAGACGCTGGGACGCCGCGGGGTGCAGCATAAAGCGACCGGCTGGTCGGGGAGCGGCACGATGACGATTTTTTATATGACCAGCCGTTTCCGTGAGATGATGCTGAGCTATATGAATACAGGGATTGACCAATATTTCGATATTGAGGTCACCAATGATGATCCATCCTCCAGTGTGGGGGCGCAGCGGATTATGTTGAAGGGTGTGAACCTGGACAGTGTGATTATGGCCTCACTGGATACAGAGTCGGATGCGCTGGAAGAGGAGGTTAGCTTCACGTTTGAGGATGTGCAGCTTGTGAAGCCTTTTGGCACTCCGGCGGGAGCGGGGCTGTAG
- a CDS encoding ArpU family phage packaging/lysis transcriptional regulator: MNLSSLPELDRRRTQVAIENMLEKYRIFKTVTFEAKEAGTTYSYTERFHGPTHKITDQTAAIAAHNVDVPAARRAFCSAIDSVVERLDTREQQLVRERYMRRDETYDYTVYNHVFDPPVSKDTYVKIRSKAFYKMALALTDLGLISLHSLLTNRQPGAEAEMQHTDMYK, translated from the coding sequence ATGAATTTATCTTCTCTGCCTGAGCTCGACCGTCGGCGGACACAGGTAGCCATAGAGAACATGCTGGAGAAATACCGGATATTTAAGACGGTGACCTTTGAAGCCAAGGAGGCTGGAACGACTTATTCGTATACCGAAAGATTTCACGGACCTACCCATAAGATTACTGATCAGACTGCGGCTATAGCTGCTCATAATGTGGACGTGCCTGCCGCTCGAAGAGCCTTCTGCTCAGCCATAGACTCCGTTGTCGAAAGATTGGATACAAGAGAACAGCAACTGGTCCGCGAGCGTTATATGCGCAGGGATGAGACGTATGACTATACGGTATACAATCATGTGTTTGATCCACCGGTCAGCAAGGATACGTATGTGAAGATCCGTTCCAAGGCTTTTTATAAAATGGCACTGGCGCTGACCGACCTGGGCTTGATCTCGCTTCACTCCCTGCTGACAAACAGACAGCCGGGTGCAGAGGCAGAGATGCAGCATACGGATATGTACAAGTAA
- a CDS encoding helix-turn-helix domain-containing protein — translation MRPTFGDYLKQLREAKGLTINDLAASAGISGSQISRIENGIRGVPKPVTLRKIAEATGVAYEELMDHAGYMQETKQSEEAIPAWATSKDKRDFRKMLEDDGELMFDGIPLDKEDRQRIKDVLTGLFWEAKQMNKRNKKPDDTEPKSGKQR, via the coding sequence ATGAGACCAACATTTGGAGATTATCTGAAACAGCTTCGTGAGGCTAAAGGACTGACGATTAACGATCTGGCGGCTTCCGCCGGAATCAGCGGTTCACAAATATCAAGGATAGAGAATGGAATACGTGGAGTTCCCAAGCCGGTTACACTGCGCAAAATTGCCGAAGCTACAGGTGTGGCTTATGAGGAATTGATGGACCATGCAGGCTATATGCAGGAGACGAAGCAGAGTGAAGAGGCTATCCCGGCTTGGGCTACCTCCAAGGACAAACGAGATTTCCGCAAAATGCTTGAGGACGACGGAGAACTGATGTTTGACGGAATCCCACTGGATAAAGAAGATCGGCAGCGCATTAAGGATGTGCTGACAGGGCTGTTCTGGGAAGCGAAGCAGATGAATAAAAGGAACAAGAAACCGGACGATACTGAACCAAAATCAGGTAAACAACGCTAA
- a CDS encoding phage tail sheath family protein, with protein sequence MAGGTWTTQNKVRPGVYVNVATNQSSIGKMGERGVTALALTLSWGQAGAILKLTPQDDMEKLLGYGLTHSSLRPVREALKRAGTLLLYRLNEGVKAQATANGLHVTARYGGERGNDVSVVIEKNVENNTLYDVKTLLAGAEYDKQTVSKAEELAANDVLDFEKDGTEGLKVTAGMPLAGGANGVVTPQQHSDFLTALEVQNFQTVGLLSDENTLKALYSAFVKRLRETEGKKVQAVVADYATAGYEGVISVKNGVVLSDGTVINKTAAVAWVAGATAAAAVNESLTYQGYDDAVDADVRLSHSSTSAALLGGELVFTYSGGRAVVEQDINTFTSYSPEKGKAFSKNRVLRVLDGIANDLKTMFERYYIGKVANNEDGRALFWSQCATYMNELQNLGAIDNFDAQSDIVVAAGADSDSIVLEVAVKPVDSVEKVYMKVKVV encoded by the coding sequence ATGGCTGGAGGAACATGGACAACACAAAACAAGGTGCGACCCGGAGTTTATGTAAATGTGGCAACAAATCAGAGCAGCATCGGCAAAATGGGAGAACGCGGGGTGACGGCGCTGGCGCTGACACTCTCCTGGGGCCAGGCTGGAGCCATCTTGAAGCTTACCCCACAGGACGATATGGAGAAGTTGCTCGGCTATGGGCTGACCCACAGCAGCCTGCGTCCCGTGCGTGAGGCGCTGAAGCGGGCAGGAACACTGCTACTATACCGGCTGAATGAAGGAGTAAAGGCGCAAGCTACCGCGAATGGCCTGCATGTTACTGCCCGCTATGGCGGTGAACGCGGTAATGATGTTTCGGTAGTGATCGAGAAGAACGTGGAGAATAACACGCTTTACGATGTGAAGACATTGCTGGCGGGAGCCGAATACGACAAACAAACCGTTAGCAAGGCTGAGGAACTGGCTGCGAACGATGTTCTCGATTTTGAAAAGGACGGTACGGAGGGGTTGAAAGTGACTGCCGGCATGCCGCTTGCAGGTGGGGCCAATGGGGTGGTAACTCCTCAGCAGCATAGTGATTTCCTGACGGCCCTGGAGGTGCAGAACTTCCAGACCGTGGGGCTGCTGTCTGATGAGAATACGCTGAAGGCGCTGTATAGCGCTTTTGTGAAGCGGCTGCGTGAAACAGAAGGCAAGAAGGTACAAGCCGTAGTGGCGGATTACGCGACAGCCGGATATGAAGGAGTAATCAGCGTCAAGAACGGTGTGGTGCTGAGCGACGGCACGGTGATCAACAAAACCGCTGCCGTAGCCTGGGTTGCCGGTGCAACCGCCGCAGCTGCCGTCAATGAATCGCTGACCTACCAGGGTTACGATGATGCGGTGGATGCCGATGTGCGCCTCAGCCACTCTTCAACATCAGCTGCGCTGCTCGGCGGTGAGCTGGTGTTTACGTATAGTGGAGGCCGCGCGGTGGTGGAGCAGGATATTAATACTTTTACAAGCTACTCTCCTGAAAAAGGTAAGGCCTTCTCTAAAAACCGTGTGCTGCGGGTACTGGACGGGATTGCGAATGATCTAAAGACGATGTTTGAGCGCTATTATATTGGCAAGGTTGCCAATAATGAAGATGGTCGTGCGTTGTTCTGGTCCCAGTGCGCCACGTATATGAATGAACTGCAGAACCTGGGAGCCATTGACAACTTCGATGCCCAGAGTGATATTGTGGTGGCCGCCGGAGCGGACAGCGACAGTATCGTACTTGAGGTTGCCGTGAAACCTGTGGATTCCGTAGAAAAAGTATATATGAAAGTGAAGGTGGTTTAA
- a CDS encoding PPK2 family polyphosphate kinase → MNINRYMIKDTKEIRLSKLDANETGDFKTKKEAEAATAKLKKRLAELQDILFAQKKHSLLVILQGMDSSGKDGTVKHIFSGINPQGFIVTSFKKPSLEEEAHDFLWRVHQKTPPKGYISAFNRSHYEDVLVPRVHGSLSKEDAKHRFRYIRQFEEMLVEEGTTIIKLFLHISKEKQLEKIQERLEDPKKHWKFDASDLQEREYWDNYQEAYEEVFKESSTEQTPWFWIPANHRWYRNYLALDIVVKTLEKLDLRYPKLNTPTPDISELISPRH, encoded by the coding sequence GATAAAAGACACCAAGGAAATCCGGTTAAGCAAGCTGGATGCGAATGAAACAGGTGACTTCAAAACGAAAAAGGAAGCCGAAGCAGCTACAGCGAAGCTGAAGAAGCGGCTGGCCGAGCTGCAGGATATTCTGTTCGCTCAGAAAAAACATTCCCTGCTCGTGATTCTGCAAGGCATGGATTCCAGCGGCAAGGATGGAACGGTTAAGCATATTTTCTCCGGAATTAATCCGCAGGGCTTTATTGTGACTAGCTTCAAGAAACCTTCGCTGGAGGAAGAGGCGCATGATTTTCTGTGGAGAGTGCATCAGAAGACCCCGCCCAAGGGTTATATTTCCGCTTTCAACCGTTCCCACTATGAAGATGTCCTCGTACCGCGTGTGCATGGCAGCTTAAGCAAAGAGGATGCTAAGCACCGTTTCCGTTATATCCGTCAATTTGAAGAAATGCTCGTGGAGGAAGGGACAACTATAATCAAACTGTTTTTGCATATATCCAAAGAAAAGCAGCTGGAAAAGATCCAGGAGCGGCTCGAAGATCCAAAGAAGCACTGGAAGTTTGATGCCAGTGATCTGCAGGAGCGCGAATATTGGGACAATTACCAGGAAGCGTACGAAGAAGTGTTCAAAGAAAGTTCCACAGAGCAGACCCCCTGGTTCTGGATTCCGGCCAATCACCGCTGGTACCGCAACTACCTGGCTCTGGATATCGTTGTCAAGACGCTGGAGAAACTGGATTTGAGATATCCGAAGCTAAACACGCCAACGCCCGATATCTCTGAGCTTATTTCGCCGCGCCATTAA
- a CDS encoding stage II sporulation protein M: MLSFFTFLRDIRTIRTALLISIVLFVVGGIAGWFGTSTLEKILLQQLEGLGEISTKLKDSENPQWSFFVFIFWNNVIKGVVIIFLGALFGILPALFLLINGAVIGYLIHISAQQGQDLFTLIVKGLLPHGIIEIPAIIIACAFGLHFGAKVFSSMFNRTSEKESRSVGWSIFMRQTLTASFWTIILLFVAAVIESTLTFALLS, from the coding sequence ATGTTATCTTTTTTTACATTTCTCAGAGATATAAGAACGATCCGCACCGCATTGCTGATTTCTATAGTGTTGTTCGTGGTTGGCGGCATTGCCGGCTGGTTTGGCACCAGTACGTTGGAGAAGATCCTGCTGCAGCAGCTGGAGGGATTGGGCGAGATCAGCACCAAACTTAAGGATTCGGAGAATCCGCAATGGAGCTTTTTTGTATTTATTTTCTGGAATAATGTAATCAAGGGGGTAGTTATTATCTTCCTCGGGGCATTGTTTGGCATTCTGCCGGCTTTGTTCCTGCTGATTAACGGAGCGGTTATAGGCTATCTGATTCATATCTCAGCACAGCAGGGACAGGACTTGTTCACGCTGATTGTCAAAGGGCTGCTGCCGCATGGAATTATAGAAATTCCGGCAATTATTATTGCCTGTGCATTCGGACTGCATTTTGGCGCCAAAGTGTTCAGCAGTATGTTCAATAGAACCTCCGAGAAGGAGAGCCGAAGCGTCGGCTGGTCCATCTTTATGCGCCAGACCTTAACGGCTTCCTTCTGGACGATCATTCTGCTGTTTGTGGCCGCCGTGATAGAAAGTACATTAACATTTGCGCTGCTTTCATAA
- a CDS encoding phage tail assembly chaperone, with amino-acid sequence MSELSLFYAQNAACDATEDYVVSLRFKDQEGKAVAWKLRSMNEDENQECRKAATRKIKGKNGVYTSEIEPNDYMAKLMTSSVVHPDLKNAELQRSYNVLGAEALLRKMLLPGEFAALGERVQALNGFGTDMNELVDDVKN; translated from the coding sequence ATGAGTGAATTAAGTTTGTTCTATGCACAGAATGCGGCATGTGATGCCACGGAGGACTACGTAGTTTCCCTGCGTTTTAAGGATCAAGAGGGCAAGGCGGTAGCCTGGAAGCTGCGCAGCATGAACGAAGATGAGAACCAGGAATGCCGCAAGGCTGCTACCCGCAAAATCAAGGGCAAAAACGGGGTGTACACCTCGGAGATCGAGCCCAACGATTACATGGCCAAGCTGATGACCTCCAGTGTGGTACACCCGGATCTGAAAAATGCCGAGCTGCAGCGCTCGTACAATGTGCTTGGCGCTGAAGCGCTGCTGCGCAAAATGCTGCTCCCCGGCGAGTTCGCGGCGCTCGGTGAGCGGGTGCAGGCGCTGAACGGCTTCGGCACCGATATGAACGAGCTGGTGGACGACGTAAAAAACTAA